In one Microbacterium invictum genomic region, the following are encoded:
- a CDS encoding polyribonucleotide nucleotidyltransferase encodes MEGPEITAAEAVLDNGRFGTRTVRFETGRLAQQAQGAVAAYLDEETMLLSATSAGKHPREGFDFFPLTVDVEERSYAAGKIPGSFFRREGRPSTEAILVCRLIDRPLRPSFVEGLRNEVQIVVTVLSIAPGEFYDALAINAASASTQISGLPFSGPIAGVRLALVPGQGEHPDQWVAFPNTSVLEQAVFDLVVAGRVLDDGDVAIMMVEAEATEHSWNLIQGGATKPSEEIVAQGLEAAKPFIQELVAAQTALASTAAKEIQPYPVFLPYSQETYDFVAARAYDELKGIYQIADKQERQSADDALKERVRGELIAAVEANELPAVATIEFSAAYKSVTKLIVRSRILTDGVRIDGRGLADIRPLDAEVQVIPRVHGSAVFQRGETQILGVTTLNMLKMEQQIDSLSPVTHKRYMHHYNFPPYSTGETGRVGSPKRREIGHGFLAERALVPVLPAREEFPYAIRQVSEALSSNGSTSMGSVCASTLSLLNAGVPLRAPVAGIAMGLVSDVVDGQTRYAALTDILGAEDALGDMDFKVAGTREFVTAIQLDTKLDGIPSSVLSAALQQARDARLTILDVLNQAIDAPDEMAPTAPRVISVQIPVDKIGELIGPKGKTINAIQDETGADISIEEDGTVYIGAVDGPSAEAARAQVNAIANPTNPEIGDQFLGTVVKIATFGAFISLLPGKDGLLHVSEVRKLAGGKRVENVEDVLGVGQKLLVRITKVDDRGKLSLEPVLEETEAAEAASVTVDA; translated from the coding sequence TTGGAAGGTCCTGAAATCACCGCCGCGGAAGCCGTTCTCGACAACGGCCGCTTCGGCACCCGCACCGTCCGGTTCGAGACCGGTCGACTCGCGCAGCAGGCGCAGGGCGCCGTCGCCGCGTACCTCGACGAGGAGACGATGCTCCTCTCGGCCACCAGCGCCGGCAAGCACCCCCGGGAAGGGTTCGACTTCTTCCCCCTGACCGTCGACGTCGAGGAGCGCTCCTACGCCGCCGGCAAGATCCCCGGCTCGTTCTTCCGCCGCGAAGGTCGCCCCTCCACCGAGGCGATCCTGGTCTGCCGTCTGATCGACCGGCCCCTGCGCCCCTCGTTCGTCGAGGGTCTGCGCAACGAGGTCCAGATCGTCGTCACCGTGCTCTCCATCGCACCCGGCGAGTTCTACGACGCCCTCGCCATCAACGCAGCGTCGGCGTCGACGCAGATCTCGGGTCTGCCCTTCTCGGGCCCCATCGCCGGTGTGCGCCTCGCGCTCGTCCCCGGCCAGGGCGAGCACCCCGACCAGTGGGTCGCATTCCCCAACACCAGCGTCCTCGAGCAGGCCGTCTTCGACCTCGTGGTCGCCGGCCGCGTGCTCGATGACGGCGACGTCGCGATCATGATGGTCGAGGCCGAGGCCACCGAGCACTCGTGGAATCTGATCCAGGGCGGCGCCACCAAGCCCAGCGAGGAGATCGTCGCGCAGGGTCTGGAAGCGGCGAAGCCCTTCATCCAGGAGCTCGTCGCGGCGCAGACGGCACTGGCGAGCACCGCCGCCAAGGAGATCCAGCCCTACCCGGTGTTCCTGCCCTACTCGCAGGAGACCTACGACTTCGTCGCCGCCCGCGCGTACGACGAGCTCAAGGGCATCTACCAGATCGCCGACAAGCAGGAGCGCCAGAGCGCCGATGACGCCCTCAAGGAGCGCGTCCGCGGCGAGCTCATCGCCGCCGTCGAGGCGAACGAGCTCCCCGCCGTCGCCACGATCGAGTTCTCGGCCGCCTACAAGTCGGTGACGAAGCTCATCGTCCGCAGCCGCATCCTCACCGACGGTGTCCGCATCGACGGACGCGGCCTCGCCGACATCCGTCCCCTGGATGCCGAGGTGCAGGTCATCCCGCGCGTGCACGGCTCCGCGGTGTTCCAGCGCGGCGAGACCCAGATCCTGGGTGTCACGACGCTGAACATGCTCAAGATGGAGCAGCAGATCGACTCGTTGTCGCCCGTCACGCACAAGCGGTACATGCACCACTACAACTTCCCGCCCTACTCGACCGGTGAGACCGGTCGTGTCGGATCGCCCAAGCGTCGCGAGATCGGGCACGGCTTCCTCGCCGAGCGCGCCCTCGTACCGGTGCTGCCGGCCCGCGAGGAGTTCCCCTACGCGATCCGTCAGGTCTCCGAGGCGCTCAGCTCCAACGGCTCGACCTCGATGGGCTCGGTCTGCGCATCGACCCTGTCGCTGCTGAACGCCGGTGTGCCGCTGCGCGCTCCGGTCGCGGGCATCGCGATGGGGCTGGTCTCGGACGTCGTCGACGGCCAGACCCGCTACGCCGCGCTCACCGACATCCTGGGTGCCGAAGACGCCCTCGGCGACATGGACTTCAAGGTCGCCGGCACCCGTGAGTTCGTCACCGCCATCCAGCTGGACACCAAGCTCGACGGCATCCCGTCGTCGGTGCTGTCGGCGGCGCTGCAGCAGGCGCGCGACGCGCGACTGACGATCCTCGACGTGCTGAACCAGGCGATCGACGCGCCCGACGAGATGGCGCCGACGGCGCCGCGCGTCATCAGCGTGCAGATCCCCGTCGACAAGATCGGCGAGCTGATCGGCCCCAAGGGCAAGACGATCAACGCCATCCAGGACGAGACCGGCGCCGACATCTCCATCGAGGAGGACGGCACCGTCTACATCGGCGCCGTCGACGGACCGTCGGCCGAAGCCGCTCGTGCGCAGGTGAACGCGATCGCGAACCCGACCAACCCCGAGATCGGCGACCAGTTCCTGGGCACCGTGGTGAAGATCGCGACCTTCGGCGCGTTCATCTCGCTGCTCCCGGGCAAGGACGGTCTGCTGCATGTCAGCGAGGTCCGCAAGCTCGCCGGTGGCAAGCGCGTCGAGAACGTCGAGGACGTGCTCGGTGTCGGTCAGAAGCTCCTCGTGCGCATCACCAAGGTCGACGACCGCGGCAAGCTCTCGCTCGAGCCGGTGCTGGAGGAGACCGAGGCGGCCGAGGCCGCGTCGGTGACCGTCGACGCCTGA
- a CDS encoding cation:dicarboxylate symporter family transporter has protein sequence MALSPRTTTFTLPRFSARRGKQAWDKHTWLYVSVIAAVVLGAIVGLVWPEFGLALKPLGAAFVSLIKMMIAPIIFCTIVVGVGSIAKAATVGKIGGLALVYFMVMSTFALAIGLVVGNLIHPGTGLDMAGASYESTAEAKTTEEFILGIIPTTFFSAFTGENVLQVLFIALLVGFALQQMGDKAAPIMSAVKNLQALVFRILGMILWLAPIGAFGAIAAVVGATGVGAIIALGTLMIAFYITCAIFIIAILGTLLWVVTRVNLFSLMKYLGREYLLIVGTSSSESALPRLIAKMEHLGVSKPVVGITVPTGYSFNLDGTAIYLTMASLFIATGMGAPMSIGEQIGLLVFMIIASKGAAGVTGAGLATLAAGLQAYRPDLVNGVGVIVGIDRFMSEGRAVTNFTGNAVATVLIGAWTKEFDAAKARRVLAGEAPFDESTLSGHDHDGLSDAPDAVGVAELEEAAVDRAAAQESERRALAGR, from the coding sequence ATGGCTCTCTCACCACGCACGACCACTTTCACTCTTCCCCGCTTCTCTGCCCGGCGAGGCAAGCAGGCCTGGGACAAGCACACGTGGCTGTACGTCTCCGTGATCGCCGCCGTCGTCCTCGGCGCGATCGTCGGGCTCGTCTGGCCCGAGTTCGGCCTGGCGCTCAAGCCTCTGGGCGCGGCGTTCGTGTCGCTGATCAAGATGATGATCGCCCCGATCATCTTCTGCACGATCGTGGTGGGGGTCGGGTCGATCGCCAAGGCCGCGACCGTCGGCAAGATCGGCGGCCTCGCGCTTGTGTACTTCATGGTGATGTCGACCTTCGCCCTGGCGATCGGCCTCGTCGTCGGCAACCTCATCCACCCGGGGACGGGACTGGACATGGCCGGCGCCAGCTACGAGTCCACCGCCGAGGCCAAGACCACCGAGGAGTTCATCCTCGGCATCATCCCGACGACCTTCTTCTCCGCGTTCACCGGTGAGAACGTCCTCCAGGTGCTCTTCATCGCGCTCCTGGTCGGTTTCGCGCTCCAGCAGATGGGCGACAAGGCGGCGCCGATCATGTCCGCGGTGAAGAACCTGCAGGCCCTGGTCTTCCGGATCCTCGGCATGATCCTCTGGCTCGCCCCGATCGGCGCCTTCGGCGCGATCGCCGCGGTTGTCGGGGCCACCGGCGTCGGCGCGATCATCGCGCTCGGAACGCTCATGATCGCGTTCTACATCACCTGCGCGATCTTCATCATCGCCATCCTCGGAACGCTCCTGTGGGTCGTGACGCGGGTGAACCTCTTCAGCCTGATGAAGTACCTCGGGCGCGAGTACCTGCTGATCGTCGGCACCTCCTCGTCGGAGTCGGCGCTGCCGCGCCTCATCGCCAAGATGGAGCACCTCGGCGTCTCCAAGCCCGTCGTGGGCATCACGGTCCCCACCGGGTACTCCTTCAACCTGGACGGCACAGCGATCTACCTCACGATGGCGTCGCTGTTCATCGCCACCGGCATGGGTGCCCCGATGTCGATCGGCGAGCAGATCGGCCTCCTGGTCTTCATGATCATCGCCTCCAAGGGCGCCGCCGGGGTGACCGGCGCGGGGCTCGCGACCCTCGCCGCCGGCCTCCAGGCCTACCGCCCCGACCTCGTCAACGGCGTCGGCGTGATCGTCGGCATCGACCGGTTCATGTCGGAGGGTCGTGCGGTGACGAACTTCACCGGCAACGCCGTCGCCACCGTGCTGATCGGCGCGTGGACGAAGGAGTTCGACGCCGCGAAGGCCCGCCGCGTCCTCGCGGGCGAGGCGCCCTTCGACGAGTCCACCCTCTCCGGGCACGATCACGACGGACTCTCCGACGCCCCGGACGCGGTGGGAGTCGCGGAGCTGGAGGAGGCCGCCGTCGATCGGGCAGCGGCTCAGGAGAGCGAGCGCCGGGCGCTGGCCGGGCGCTGA